A section of the Pirellulaceae bacterium genome encodes:
- the tssF gene encoding type VI secretion system baseplate subunit TssF, with translation MQHLMDYYNNELQYLRKLGESFSKQYPGVANRLGNGVVTEDPHVERLIQSAAFLTARVRQELDDQFPQVVGSMLELIAPNSLTSNPSIAIAQVDSGAATQSKMVMVPRASRLSTRTFQDAETQQSPECQFQTCYPVEVWPIRLVEADLAGAPFRVADVAPGTKSVLTLRFAWTTKKQLPVPGMSRIRCYLSGEMGQVESLYELLFAHAIEANLSPQPTRGDKNADRKTGMHEQLANRFLRIAPVGFESADTLRPHCSRVPLGHELLSDFFTFPRKFMFFDIEGLGEMSGPEFSVSVSLSDRRPELEVSVNAQSFQLNCTPVINLFSQRAQPIRLSHEKHEFPIIPDEMGRRDTEVFSIDKVSTIAGDGHVQEFAKLYSLQHSATSEGHPLYWTSRREQRWDDKRKEVKDAFYLSLVNSSFEEELVNLPDSAVLVDTTCTNGMLPAKLPFGGTMETDLSSNGSTAADERLWFHCEKGVFKRFRCLTRPTPIRRVDMDHSHLWKLVSNLSLNHLSIISPENEPKRFRAKNDPINSVKGSDETTNDRVAAIRDVLSVYDLGVSFGKPFPFEAIVDLSSHRCARRVSEQQLPLRIHAGFYRGVSIRLTVQRERFAGHCLYLFASVLDRFFALYSSLNSFTQLTVQFEHEYEGREWSWPARSGERLV, from the coding sequence ATGCAGCACTTGATGGATTACTACAACAATGAACTGCAATACCTCCGAAAACTGGGCGAATCATTTTCGAAGCAATATCCGGGAGTCGCCAATCGCCTTGGTAATGGAGTAGTCACTGAAGATCCACACGTTGAACGTCTGATACAAAGTGCTGCATTTTTAACCGCCCGCGTTCGGCAGGAACTGGATGATCAGTTTCCTCAAGTCGTTGGGAGCATGTTAGAGCTGATCGCACCAAACTCATTAACATCAAATCCTTCCATTGCAATCGCTCAAGTCGACTCAGGAGCGGCTACTCAATCCAAAATGGTGATGGTGCCACGAGCAAGCCGGTTGTCGACTCGTACATTCCAAGATGCCGAAACGCAGCAAAGTCCGGAATGTCAATTCCAAACCTGCTATCCGGTCGAGGTCTGGCCGATAAGACTTGTGGAGGCTGATCTCGCTGGTGCGCCTTTCAGGGTCGCAGATGTTGCTCCAGGGACCAAAAGCGTTCTCACCTTGCGATTTGCTTGGACCACTAAGAAGCAACTTCCCGTACCGGGAATGAGTCGGATCCGATGCTATCTTTCCGGAGAAATGGGGCAAGTCGAATCGCTTTACGAACTTCTATTTGCCCATGCGATTGAAGCGAATCTATCGCCTCAACCGACCCGTGGTGATAAGAACGCCGATCGAAAAACGGGCATGCACGAACAGCTCGCAAACCGCTTCTTGCGAATAGCGCCCGTCGGATTTGAATCGGCCGACACGTTGCGTCCCCATTGTTCAAGAGTTCCTTTGGGGCACGAGTTACTCTCGGACTTCTTCACGTTTCCACGCAAATTCATGTTTTTCGACATTGAAGGCTTGGGCGAGATGAGCGGTCCGGAATTTTCCGTATCGGTCTCCTTGTCCGACCGTCGTCCCGAACTTGAAGTATCCGTGAATGCGCAGTCATTTCAACTGAACTGCACGCCCGTTATTAACTTGTTTTCACAACGTGCTCAACCGATACGGCTGTCGCACGAGAAACACGAATTTCCGATTATTCCCGATGAGATGGGGCGGCGCGATACGGAAGTGTTTTCAATCGATAAAGTGAGCACGATCGCGGGAGACGGCCATGTTCAGGAATTTGCGAAGTTGTATTCGTTACAACATTCCGCTACCAGCGAAGGGCATCCTTTGTATTGGACGAGTCGACGCGAGCAACGCTGGGACGACAAACGCAAGGAGGTGAAGGACGCTTTCTACCTTTCGCTGGTTAATTCATCGTTCGAAGAAGAGCTCGTGAACCTTCCAGATAGTGCCGTGCTCGTGGACACAACATGCACGAACGGAATGCTCCCCGCGAAACTTCCTTTCGGTGGGACAATGGAAACAGATTTATCCTCAAATGGTTCCACGGCAGCGGATGAGCGTCTTTGGTTTCATTGCGAAAAGGGCGTATTCAAGAGATTTCGATGTTTGACCCGTCCGACACCCATTCGACGCGTCGATATGGATCATTCACATCTGTGGAAATTGGTTTCAAATTTGTCGTTAAATCATCTTTCGATTATTTCACCTGAGAACGAACCCAAACGATTTCGGGCAAAGAACGATCCTATCAATAGTGTTAAAGGCAGCGACGAGACCACGAATGATCGTGTCGCAGCGATACGTGACGTCTTGAGCGTCTACGACTTAGGAGTCTCGTTTGGAAAGCCGTTTCCTTTTGAAGCGATCGTTGACCTCAGCAGTCATCGATGTGCGCGGCGCGTGTCGGAGCAACAACTCCCGTTGAGAATTCATGCTGGTTTCTATCGAGGAGTTTCAATTCGGTTGACGGTTCAACGAGAGCGGTTTGCGGGGCATTGCCTGTACCTGTTTGCTTCAGTTCTCGATCGATTTTTTGCCCTCTACAGTTCTTTGAACTCATTCACGCAATTGACCGTTCAGTTCGAACATGAATACGAAGGAAGGGAGTGGTCATGGCCAGCTCGATCGGGCGAACGTCTGGTCTAG
- the tssE gene encoding type VI secretion system baseplate subunit TssE codes for MSKTRSHWRTSSRVPSSFSIVDRLLDPDDLGDKMGSATPSQINTFQRRSINRDLEDLLNTRTRCLSLPAHLEELNDSPASFGLPDFGRQSFESDVTKNRLRELIEDAIARFEPRLSNVQVSVVQTSMDGILRVEIEGFLITENNWTILTTDYSIWSGRFSSVGAP; via the coding sequence GTGTCCAAGACAAGATCACACTGGCGAACATCAAGTCGTGTTCCCTCATCGTTTTCGATCGTTGATCGACTCCTGGATCCCGATGATTTAGGCGACAAGATGGGATCCGCAACTCCAAGTCAAATCAACACATTCCAGAGACGATCCATCAATCGTGATCTCGAGGATTTGTTAAACACACGCACCCGATGCTTGTCATTGCCTGCACACCTGGAGGAATTAAACGACTCTCCCGCGAGCTTCGGACTGCCCGATTTTGGGCGGCAAAGCTTTGAGTCGGATGTCACAAAAAATCGGCTTCGAGAATTGATCGAAGATGCCATTGCGAGATTTGAACCGCGGTTGTCGAACGTTCAGGTGTCGGTCGTACAGACATCCATGGACGGAATCTTAAGGGTTGAAATTGAAGGTTTTTTGATCACGGAAAACAATTGGACAATTCTTACGACGGATTATTCGATTTGGTCAGGTCGCTTTAGTAGTGTCGGAGCACCATAA